One window of Triticum dicoccoides isolate Atlit2015 ecotype Zavitan chromosome 5A, WEW_v2.0, whole genome shotgun sequence genomic DNA carries:
- the LOC119301600 gene encoding hypersensitive-induced response protein-like protein 1, translating to MGNLCCCVQVDQSTVAIREQFGKFDSVLEPGCHCLPWIFGKRVVGHLTLRLQQLDVRCETKTKDNVFVTVVASIQYRPLAGKESDAYYKLTNTRSQIQAYVFDVIRASVPKLNLDDAFVQKNDIAMAVEDELEKAMSAYGFEIVQTLIVDIEPDAHVKQAMNEINAAARMRVAANEKAEAEKIVQIKRAEGEAEAKYLSGLGIARQRQAIVDGLRDSVLGFSVNVPGTTAKDVMDMVLITQYFDTMKEVGASSKSSAVFIPHGPGAVRDIATQIRDGLLQGQPASDN from the exons ATGGGCAATCTGTGCTGCTGTGTTCAAGTTGACCAGTCTACCGTGGCCATCAGGGAGCAGTTTGGGAAGTTTGACAGTGTGCTTGAGCCAGGATGCCACTGCCTGCCTTGGATCTTTGGGAAGCGTGTAGTTGGCCATCTCACACTGAGGTTGCAGCAGCTGGATGTGCGGTGTGAAACTAAGACAAAG GACAATGTGTTTGTCACTGTTGTTGCATCGATTCAGTACCGACCTCTGGCTGGCAAAGAAAGTGATGCATACTACAAACTAACCAACACAAGATCCCAGATTCAAGCCTATGTCTTTGATG TGATCAGGGCAAGTGTTCCAAAGCTCAACCTGGATGATGCTTTCGTGCAGAAGAACGATATAGCAATGGCTGTGGAGGATGAACTTGAAAAGGCTATGTCGGCATATGGCTTTGAGATCGTGCAGACCCTCATTGTCGACATCGAGCCAGATGCGCATGTCAAGCAGGCGATGAATGAGATCAATGCAG CTGCAAGGATGAGGGTGGCTGCAAACgagaaggcggaggctgagaaGATTGTCCAGATCAAGCGTGCCGAGGGTGAAgcagaggccaagtacctgtctggCCTCGGTATCGCCCGCCAGCGCCAGGCCATTGTGGATGGCCTGAGGGACAGCGTCCTGGGCTTCTCAGTCAATGTGCCTGGCACCACTGCAAAGGACGTGATGGACATGGTGCTGATCACCCAGTACTTTGATACTATGAAAGAGGTCGGCGCGTCCTCCAAGTCCTCGGCGGTGTTCATCCCCCATGGCCCTGGTGCGGTGCGTGACATCGCCACGCAGATCCGCGACGGTCTTCTTCAGGGCCAGCCTGCCTCTGACAACTAA